The following are from one region of the Pseudodesulfovibrio piezophilus C1TLV30 genome:
- a CDS encoding ShlB/FhaC/HecB family hemolysin secretion/activation protein, with product MLDKPPSGEEFRIPEGPKAAPDAPCFEAKSVELTGVTLLSRREIDAIVAPYVGRCLTLADANNLVRDITNAYIDKGYVTTRAAIPEQDFSSGRLVILVVEGKVEGIEFKDGQELTRELSSAFPGIDGEFLNLRDIEQGLDQMNRLPSNNAKMELVPGNEPGSSKVVVSNERKRTWRASAGLDNSGQDSTGRNQYVLSLGKDNLLGVNDLLSVTVNADAEAWLNDEHQKSATYNAFYTVPFGYWTFSGSFSYYDYRTALYSGGAGYSSYGDTTTTSLSVDRMLQRDQDGKTSAGISFTLRDTQNYFNGAKLASTSQVLSVVGASLNHSRRIFGGVASGQIAMSRGVPVLGAKRDRNLNHDDPRSEFTKITYSGSYYRPFQVEKTSFYWNTSFSGQWSENTLYSAERISIGSRYTVRGFHDDSLSGDIGTYVRNELGVSLPGDPQTSPTLDDWLGTTQLYAAYDAGYIRRDSKEAEEQGSLQGAVVGLRTSGGRLVADLAACHPLDAPSFLKKNEIETYFSIKYSF from the coding sequence TTGCTCGACAAGCCACCGTCTGGCGAGGAGTTCCGTATTCCCGAGGGGCCGAAAGCTGCGCCGGACGCACCGTGTTTCGAGGCGAAGAGCGTTGAACTGACCGGTGTCACTCTACTGAGCCGACGCGAAATTGATGCGATCGTCGCCCCCTACGTCGGACGGTGCCTGACCTTGGCCGATGCGAACAACCTCGTCCGCGACATCACCAACGCCTATATCGACAAGGGATACGTCACCACTCGCGCCGCCATCCCGGAGCAGGATTTTTCGAGCGGCAGGCTTGTGATCCTGGTGGTTGAGGGCAAGGTCGAGGGTATAGAATTCAAGGACGGCCAGGAGCTGACGCGGGAGCTCTCGTCGGCCTTTCCGGGCATCGACGGTGAATTTCTCAACCTACGGGACATCGAGCAAGGGCTGGACCAGATGAACCGGCTCCCATCCAACAACGCAAAGATGGAGTTGGTGCCCGGCAATGAGCCCGGAAGCAGCAAGGTCGTCGTCTCGAACGAGCGCAAAAGGACATGGCGTGCCTCCGCCGGTCTCGACAACTCCGGACAGGACTCCACCGGACGCAACCAGTACGTCCTGTCCCTGGGCAAGGACAACCTGCTCGGTGTCAACGACCTGCTCTCCGTCACCGTGAACGCGGACGCCGAAGCGTGGCTCAACGACGAGCACCAGAAAAGCGCGACCTACAACGCCTTCTACACGGTTCCGTTTGGCTATTGGACCTTCTCCGGTTCGTTTAGCTACTACGATTATCGAACCGCTCTCTACAGTGGCGGTGCGGGCTACAGCTCCTACGGCGACACCACGACCACGTCCCTGTCGGTCGATCGCATGCTCCAGCGCGACCAGGACGGCAAGACCTCCGCAGGGATCTCCTTCACCCTTCGTGATACCCAGAACTACTTCAACGGCGCGAAGCTCGCATCCACCAGCCAGGTCCTTTCGGTTGTGGGCGCGTCGCTCAATCACAGCCGCCGTATTTTCGGCGGAGTCGCATCGGGACAGATCGCCATGAGTCGCGGCGTGCCGGTTCTCGGTGCCAAGCGCGACAGGAATCTGAACCACGACGACCCTCGCAGCGAGTTTACCAAAATCACCTATTCGGGCAGCTACTACCGTCCATTTCAGGTCGAAAAAACCAGCTTCTACTGGAATACGTCGTTTTCGGGGCAGTGGTCGGAAAACACCCTCTACAGCGCCGAGCGCATCAGCATCGGCAGCCGCTACACGGTTCGCGGCTTTCACGACGACAGCTTGTCCGGGGACATCGGCACGTATGTGCGCAACGAACTGGGTGTGAGCCTTCCGGGAGATCCCCAGACATCCCCGACTCTGGACGACTGGCTCGGTACCACGCAGTTGTATGCGGCATACGACGCAGGCTACATCCGACGCGATTCCAAGGAAGCCGAAGAGCAAGGCTCGCTCCAGGGCGCTGTGGTCGGTCTACGAACGTCGGGCGGCCGCCTTGTCGCTGACCTCGCCGCCTGCCATCCGCTGGACGCCCCGTCCTTTCTGAAAAAAAATGAAATAGAAACCTATTTCTCCATCAAATATTCATTCTAG
- a CDS encoding hemagglutinin repeat-containing protein: MGTLQNDSGQIESLDGSLTFRATTFNNNNSRFVLTQGSSELAYSEGGYWYYGDEGDECYSLFTRYIGSPRFGVSNVAHQLTPAQFSAAGIDASRHVVTRDELLAAIAETDQKLAADANYLTSTQKTDLARARSVAASGRAYIITGMGSGVVYSATTTQDTATGQNLGSSIAAQGNILIEAGDAKNTVSKITTATGDITINANTFENVGMGIYERTTYKWGSGIFQNHNSPSVIPLGGGTEVALKATSYAYGTLDAGNRVIISSGAVANGVTERGGIINPPAPATQQQKVADVTTLTDGLPSNGLFKANTNPAQNYQIETNPALTNLDTFYGSDYALSRMGFDPNAEANKRLCDDYCETRLVREQMFELSGRRFLESGTTTDAEQFKALMDNAVQAHTDLSLSVGISLTADQVAALTSDIVWFESREVNGEQVLVPVVYLASASLEKIAQGGSVIVGKEVAINTTGDMANAGLIKADSQVTITADNFFNNKGTVSGRNVAVTATDSVRNTGGTIEGENVALKAGNDVVIAADTIQQSNADTTYTQRAKAGKVRAENSLSIEAGRDIGILGSDVEVGGDATLKAGGNVAVSTMETTFKHRASGSDFNTHTDSTFNRKSTIKTDGALTVEAGQDVAIHGSEIESGGDASIKAGGNVSVTAATDTTDFYAHNEGGGGGFFGGKKSTTREMKQQTTIASVIESGGSVDVEAGTSGQGDLIHQGSRIQAAQDVTLKAEGEIQVTPNQVQNYSKFQEEKSGFMGAKSMDLSELDTTTNDRAKIKAGQKVAITSKDNVIIQSARIESGDTMTIESEEGQVSMLVSKDRKYERKLKTDMGFLTWSSSDKGTIDETVIHTLIESGGALTITTPQGVVVEFKESTGDVRKDAALLSNVEGLEWMGDLLERDDVDWQAVQEIHDQWSKSDGGLGAGGMLIIALVASAVTAGAASSLALAATGLEFAMVNGVSTLVVSGAETLTVASSMQMAMYTALTAGIVSIGSQVITSVADAAAGGDLGSNLSGIASIDGLRSLAASMIMAGTLSTYASDFAKMGSAGEVMAKTTVKTLTSTIVEGEGLEESFRTALGSTFASYAKGEITSEELNDTVNLILTGATGAAGAAVAGGDPVQGALSAIVSELAEQIKAPELSEKQIKEDGPKARLSSCSYDDACSGSDGFKRLTDAEIVQKVPELPALLSDSDIGMTTQVFFNEETKELVAVYRGSDEMKDFTSTNLPQAFGTDLGQYTKLNEQLNAIKALADTLHAKTITATGHSLGGGMAVAAASTKYVSSAVVFNPAGVHKDTYTAIGGDVNIVQNKVKSYSSRGDLLTNFQDMLNFMLPTAVGERYVIEGGGAHGIEAMLSAFETPTQP; encoded by the coding sequence ATGGGAACGCTCCAAAACGATTCCGGCCAAATAGAATCCCTGGACGGAAGCCTGACTTTTCGTGCGACCACATTCAATAACAACAACTCGCGGTTTGTCCTGACGCAAGGCTCTTCGGAACTGGCGTATTCCGAGGGCGGTTACTGGTATTACGGCGATGAGGGTGACGAGTGCTACAGCCTGTTTACCCGTTACATAGGCTCCCCGCGCTTCGGCGTGAGTAATGTCGCCCACCAATTGACGCCTGCGCAATTTTCCGCTGCCGGAATTGATGCTTCACGGCATGTGGTGACGCGCGATGAATTGCTGGCCGCCATTGCGGAAACCGATCAGAAGCTCGCCGCCGATGCGAATTACCTGACCTCCACCCAAAAGACAGACCTCGCTCGAGCGCGTTCCGTGGCCGCCAGCGGCAGGGCATACATCATCACCGGAATGGGCAGCGGTGTGGTCTATTCGGCTACCACCACGCAGGACACCGCAACCGGGCAGAATCTCGGTTCCAGTATCGCGGCTCAGGGCAATATCCTCATCGAAGCAGGCGATGCAAAGAATACCGTCAGCAAGATCACCACAGCCACCGGCGACATCACGATCAACGCGAACACGTTCGAAAACGTGGGCATGGGCATATACGAGCGCACCACCTACAAATGGGGAAGCGGAATTTTCCAGAATCACAATTCCCCCTCTGTCATTCCCCTGGGAGGCGGCACGGAAGTCGCCCTGAAGGCAACCAGCTACGCTTACGGCACCCTCGACGCAGGCAACCGTGTGATTATCTCCTCCGGGGCCGTGGCAAACGGCGTTACCGAGCGGGGCGGCATCATCAATCCGCCGGCCCCGGCCACGCAGCAGCAGAAGGTGGCGGACGTCACCACCCTGACCGACGGTCTGCCATCCAACGGCCTGTTCAAGGCCAACACGAACCCGGCGCAAAATTATCAAATCGAAACCAACCCGGCCCTGACCAACCTCGACACGTTCTACGGTTCGGACTACGCCCTCTCGCGCATGGGGTTCGATCCCAATGCCGAGGCCAATAAGCGGCTCTGTGACGATTATTGTGAAACTCGCCTTGTGCGCGAACAGATGTTTGAGCTTTCCGGGCGGCGTTTCCTTGAGTCTGGCACCACCACCGACGCGGAACAGTTCAAGGCGCTTATGGATAACGCTGTTCAGGCTCATACCGATCTCAGCCTTTCCGTGGGAATATCCCTGACTGCCGATCAGGTCGCAGCCCTGACCAGCGACATCGTCTGGTTCGAGAGCCGGGAGGTGAACGGCGAGCAGGTGTTAGTGCCTGTGGTTTACCTCGCCTCCGCCAGTCTGGAAAAGATCGCCCAGGGCGGCTCGGTCATCGTGGGCAAGGAGGTGGCGATCAATACCACCGGCGACATGGCCAACGCGGGATTGATCAAGGCCGACAGCCAGGTGACCATCACTGCCGACAATTTCTTCAACAACAAGGGAACCGTCTCCGGCCGGAACGTAGCCGTGACCGCAACGGATTCCGTCCGCAATACTGGTGGGACCATCGAGGGCGAGAACGTCGCCCTCAAGGCGGGGAATGACGTGGTCATCGCCGCCGACACCATCCAACAATCCAACGCGGACACGACCTACACGCAGAGAGCAAAGGCGGGCAAGGTCAGGGCCGAAAACAGCCTGTCCATCGAGGCGGGCCGCGACATCGGTATCCTCGGTTCCGATGTGGAAGTTGGTGGCGATGCCACCCTCAAAGCTGGCGGCAACGTGGCCGTGTCCACGATGGAAACAACCTTCAAGCATCGTGCTTCCGGTTCGGATTTCAATACCCATACCGATTCGACCTTCAACCGCAAGAGCACCATCAAGACCGACGGCGCATTGACCGTCGAGGCCGGCCAGGACGTGGCCATCCACGGCAGTGAGATCGAATCCGGCGGTGACGCATCCATCAAGGCGGGCGGCAACGTCTCCGTGACTGCCGCCACTGACACGACCGATTTCTATGCCCACAACGAGGGCGGTGGAGGCGGTTTCTTCGGCGGCAAGAAATCCACCACCAGGGAGATGAAGCAACAGACTACCATCGCTTCGGTCATCGAGTCCGGCGGCTCGGTGGATGTCGAGGCCGGAACCTCGGGGCAAGGCGATCTGATCCATCAGGGTAGCCGCATCCAGGCCGCGCAGGACGTCACCCTCAAGGCCGAGGGGGAGATTCAGGTCACGCCCAATCAGGTTCAGAACTACTCGAAATTCCAGGAAGAGAAGTCCGGATTCATGGGTGCCAAGTCCATGGACCTGAGCGAACTGGACACCACCACGAATGACCGGGCGAAGATCAAGGCCGGGCAAAAAGTGGCGATAACGTCCAAGGATAACGTGATCATCCAATCCGCGCGCATCGAGTCCGGCGACACCATGACCATCGAGTCCGAGGAAGGCCAGGTCTCCATGCTGGTCAGCAAGGACAGGAAATATGAGCGCAAGCTCAAGACGGACATGGGCTTTCTCACGTGGTCGTCCAGCGACAAGGGGACGATAGACGAAACCGTTATCCACACGCTTATCGAGTCCGGCGGCGCGCTGACCATTACCACCCCCCAAGGCGTGGTGGTGGAGTTCAAGGAGTCCACGGGCGACGTTCGCAAGGACGCTGCTCTGCTCTCCAACGTGGAGGGCCTCGAATGGATGGGCGACCTTCTGGAGCGTGACGACGTTGACTGGCAGGCAGTCCAGGAAATCCATGACCAGTGGTCGAAATCCGACGGCGGCCTCGGCGCTGGCGGGATGTTGATCATAGCTCTTGTGGCTTCGGCTGTGACAGCGGGAGCAGCGTCAAGCTTGGCGTTGGCCGCAACTGGGCTTGAATTCGCAATGGTCAATGGTGTCTCAACTTTGGTCGTTTCAGGTGCGGAGACGCTGACTGTAGCCAGTAGTATGCAAATGGCAATGTACACCGCCCTTACCGCAGGCATTGTGTCCATAGGGTCACAGGTTATTACAAGCGTTGCTGACGCTGCTGCTGGCGGTGATCTCGGTAGCAATCTCTCTGGCATTGCCTCTATCGACGGCTTGCGCTCGCTTGCCGCATCAATGATCATGGCCGGAACGCTCAGCACATATGCCAGCGATTTTGCCAAGATGGGCTCTGCTGGTGAGGTTATGGCAAAAACCACGGTAAAAACCCTCACCAGTACAATCGTTGAGGGCGAAGGACTTGAGGAATCTTTCCGCACGGCCCTCGGTTCCACCTTTGCAAGCTATGCAAAAGGTGAAATAACCTCCGAGGAATTGAACGACACGGTCAACCTCATCCTCACGGGCGCAACCGGAGCGGCAGGCGCTGCCGTAGCAGGAGGAGACCCGGTACAGGGTGCCTTGAGCGCCATTGTCAGCGAACTTGCGGAGCAGATAAAGGCACCGGAGTTGAGTGAAAAGCAGATAAAGGAAGATGGCCCAAAGGCAAGGCTTTCAAGTTGTTCATATGATGACGCTTGTTCAGGGTCAGATGGCTTCAAGCGATTGACAGACGCTGAAATTGTTCAAAAGGTCCCAGAATTGCCTGCTCTTTTGAGTGACAGCGATATAGGAATGACCACCCAAGTTTTTTTCAACGAGGAAACGAAAGAGTTGGTGGCAGTTTATCGAGGCTCAGATGAGATGAAGGACTTTACATCCACAAACCTCCCTCAGGCTTTCGGCACTGATCTTGGGCAGTATACCAAGCTAAATGAGCAACTCAATGCAATTAAAGCATTAGCGGACACTCTCCACGCAAAAACAATAACTGCTACTGGACACTCCCTTGGTGGTGGCATGGCAGTTGCTGCAGCTTCCACAAAATATGTTTCAAGTGCAGTAGTTTTTAATCCGGCTGGAGTCCATAAAGACACATACACCGCCATCGGAGGGGATGTGAACATAGTACAAAATAAGGTCAAATCATATTCGAGTAGGGGCGATCTCTTGACGAATTTTCAAGACATGTTGAATTTCATGCTCCCCACTGCGGTAGGCGAAAGATATGTCATTGAAGGTGGTGGAGCTCATGGCATTGAAGCCATGTTGTCGGCCTTTGAAACACCAACCCAACCGTAA
- a CDS encoding ankyrin repeat domain-containing protein: MFAVTKVALQQLPKREIRVSDVFPEDRMAQKLATAASEGDLERVDELIANGANPNAVGENGITVIGWLLYRPNKAGLKCLFEHGADPNAIWDKWDTQRGWEWAFIHLATELSPKIGTDYLQLALDAGGNPNLMVNNYYEWPILITIERKYLTAFAVLYSSGANLNYNGHYSQTPLMRSVTIENFELCYFLLKHGADYMAGAPYDWAKEFAKGNDISGPMSAIWSSLLHDILNQEDSIHNMWFWRCIDFLEKQGMNFAIPADVEKFRPAVLDTKPTAYELEIERQKMKKGNGNES; this comes from the coding sequence ATGTTTGCTGTTACAAAGGTCGCGTTACAACAACTTCCCAAAAGAGAAATTCGAGTATCCGACGTATTCCCTGAGGACCGCATGGCCCAGAAGTTGGCTACTGCCGCTTCCGAAGGCGATCTGGAAAGAGTGGATGAACTCATCGCAAATGGGGCGAACCCCAATGCAGTTGGGGAAAACGGAATCACTGTTATCGGATGGCTACTCTACCGTCCTAATAAAGCTGGACTCAAGTGTCTCTTTGAGCATGGCGCAGACCCTAATGCCATTTGGGATAAATGGGACACGCAGCGAGGATGGGAGTGGGCATTCATTCATCTGGCAACAGAATTATCGCCAAAAATTGGTACTGATTACCTCCAACTGGCATTGGATGCAGGAGGAAATCCCAATTTGATGGTGAACAATTATTATGAATGGCCCATTTTGATTACTATAGAAAGAAAGTATCTAACTGCTTTTGCTGTACTATATTCATCGGGCGCCAATCTGAACTACAATGGGCATTATTCTCAAACACCGTTGATGCGTTCAGTAACTATTGAAAATTTTGAATTATGTTATTTTCTGCTTAAGCATGGAGCAGACTATATGGCCGGTGCGCCATATGACTGGGCCAAAGAATTTGCAAAAGGGAATGACATCTCAGGCCCAATGTCAGCCATATGGTCAAGCCTTCTCCATGATATCCTGAACCAAGAAGATTCAATCCACAACATGTGGTTTTGGCGTTGCATCGACTTTCTTGAAAAACAAGGAATGAATTTCGCCATTCCTGCGGATGTTGAAAAGTTTCGCCCTGCAGTCTTGGATACAAAGCCTACAGCTTATGAGCTTGAGATTGAAAGACAGAAAATGAAAAAGGGGAATGGCAATGAGTCGTAA
- a CDS encoding AAA family ATPase yields MNDSRNELQTLQPTEHDAGEIFNGKNSNRTVRGFAIPCSFTPDLNPEYLFHDSSRDAVVWFMDSSDPLYVFGPAGSGKTSLIKQLAAKLNYPVFDITGHGRLEFPDMVDHLTLEDSNMSFQYGPLALAMKFGGLFLLNEIDLLKPATAAGLNGILDGDPLCILENGGEVIKPHPLFRFVATANTNGGADETDLYQGAQR; encoded by the coding sequence ATGAATGATAGTCGAAACGAACTGCAAACTCTCCAACCAACCGAGCACGATGCCGGTGAGATATTTAACGGCAAGAACTCTAACCGCACGGTTCGCGGATTTGCGATTCCGTGTTCATTCACTCCGGACCTCAACCCTGAATATTTGTTCCATGACTCCAGCCGCGACGCCGTGGTCTGGTTCATGGATTCGTCTGATCCACTGTACGTATTCGGGCCTGCCGGTTCGGGCAAAACTAGTCTCATCAAGCAACTCGCGGCTAAGCTGAATTACCCGGTGTTCGACATCACCGGCCATGGGCGATTGGAGTTTCCTGATATGGTCGACCATCTGACCTTGGAAGATTCCAACATGTCTTTTCAGTACGGACCGCTTGCGCTGGCCATGAAGTTCGGCGGTCTTTTTCTCCTAAATGAAATCGACCTTCTCAAGCCGGCGACTGCTGCCGGGCTGAACGGTATCCTGGACGGTGATCCGCTGTGCATCCTGGAGAACGGCGGCGAGGTCATCAAGCCGCATCCGTTGTTTCGGTTCGTGGCCACGGCCAACACCAACGGCGGGGCTGATGAGACCGACCTTTACCAGGGGGCACAGCGGTAA
- a CDS encoding CbbQ/NirQ/NorQ domain-containing protein has translation MDRFWLCEIGYPSPKVERELLHRKVPGLPKDVRTKMVEYANEVRKLFMGEADGNFRDTIEVTLSTRILIRWADLTVRFQPLARQGIQPVTRSGSTLVDR, from the coding sequence ATGGATCGTTTCTGGCTTTGTGAAATCGGCTACCCAAGTCCCAAGGTAGAGCGGGAGCTGCTGCATCGCAAGGTCCCTGGGCTGCCCAAGGACGTGCGGACCAAGATGGTGGAATACGCCAACGAGGTCCGCAAATTGTTTATGGGTGAGGCAGACGGCAACTTCCGCGACACTATAGAGGTGACCCTCTCGACCCGGATCCTCATCCGCTGGGCGGATTTGACCGTCCGCTTCCAACCATTAGCCCGACAGGGAATCCAACCTGTGACCAGAAGTGGGTCCACTTTGGTGGACCGCTGA
- a CDS encoding Outer membrane lipoprotein (fragment) translates to MVQFLRPTSFIVLVNTTQKVGTAVGGLTGGVAGYFGASTGAVAGVLAGAIAGFFVGSAVGG, encoded by the coding sequence GTGGTCCAGTTTCTTAGACCCACTTCTTTTATCGTTTTAGTCAATACTACCCAAAAAGTCGGAACCGCTGTTGGCGGCTTAACCGGTGGGGTTGCCGGATACTTCGGCGCATCCACTGGCGCGGTTGCCGGAGTGCTGGCTGGTGCCATCGCAGGCTTCTTTGTTGGTTCCGCAGTGGGTGGTTAG
- a CDS encoding FAD-dependent oxidoreductase — MITSSVLVLLGIGFTSAVILAVASKVLYVYEDPRISQVEGVLAGANCGGCGFPGCAAAAQGVIDGKAGATVCVIGGDEIAKNVAAIMGLEFATMEKQIAFVDCTGGIRAEDNYDYKGVLDCRAQNLLYGGSKMCPEGCLGYGTCVDACQFGAIEMGPNGYPVVDPELCTACNACAIVCPRGVITIWGLSARLTHLNLETDCLAPCRQECPGQINIQRYIEQASRGDYAGALKTIRERIPMPLSIGRVCPHPCEDACRRGQVDVPIGINMIKRFVADWEMNSGQRLPIECAPVTGRKVAVIGGGPAGIACAFFLRRLGHSPTIFESMPQLGGQLRYGIPKYRLPKEILDWELEGILELGIEAKTEQKFGTDVTLKTLKEQGFEAVFLGIGAWMNLNLRIDGEDAEGVETGTEFLTKVGLGIETGIGKKVVVVGGGNTAIDAARSSVRLGAHVTLMYRRTRDEMPANAEEIIGAEEETVNYLLLASPNKIIKDENGRVTHLEYIKMELGEPDASGRRSPIPIDGSETLLECDTIYTAIGQKPELSCLYDESGVCELEETRWRTIGADPDTMQTALPHVFAGGDMRIGPSLVITAMGEGRKAARSIHQYLTEGTPHYSSRLQRDLIPYTMFTHVPDVSTRKRPDMPHLLECDERTCTFKEIEGTLTEAETKHETCRCLRCGLTCYNRDRDEGQECELHECVEVP, encoded by the coding sequence ATGATTACATCTTCTGTCCTCGTCCTTCTCGGCATTGGTTTTACGTCAGCGGTCATCCTCGCTGTCGCATCGAAAGTACTCTATGTCTATGAAGATCCACGCATTTCACAAGTTGAAGGAGTTCTGGCAGGTGCCAACTGCGGAGGATGCGGATTCCCCGGATGCGCTGCTGCGGCCCAAGGTGTGATCGACGGTAAAGCCGGAGCCACAGTCTGTGTTATCGGCGGAGATGAAATCGCCAAGAATGTGGCCGCAATCATGGGGCTTGAATTTGCAACCATGGAAAAACAAATTGCCTTTGTCGATTGCACCGGCGGTATCCGTGCCGAAGACAATTACGACTACAAGGGAGTTCTCGATTGTCGAGCTCAGAATTTGCTCTACGGTGGGAGCAAGATGTGTCCGGAAGGCTGCCTTGGTTATGGGACCTGCGTTGATGCCTGCCAATTCGGAGCTATTGAGATGGGGCCCAATGGATACCCTGTCGTCGATCCAGAACTCTGCACAGCATGCAATGCATGCGCAATAGTCTGCCCCAGAGGGGTCATAACTATTTGGGGGCTTTCCGCGCGATTGACACATCTCAACCTGGAGACTGACTGCCTTGCTCCATGCCGTCAGGAATGCCCTGGGCAAATCAATATTCAACGATATATAGAGCAGGCATCGCGCGGAGATTATGCCGGAGCTCTCAAAACGATACGGGAACGCATTCCCATGCCACTTTCCATTGGGAGAGTATGCCCCCACCCCTGCGAAGATGCGTGTCGCCGAGGACAAGTTGATGTCCCTATCGGGATCAACATGATCAAACGTTTTGTGGCAGACTGGGAAATGAATTCAGGACAGCGACTCCCGATTGAATGCGCACCGGTCACAGGGCGCAAAGTTGCTGTAATCGGCGGAGGACCAGCCGGAATCGCCTGTGCCTTTTTTCTGCGCAGACTGGGACATAGTCCCACCATATTTGAATCTATGCCCCAACTTGGTGGACAGCTCCGCTATGGTATCCCAAAATACAGGTTGCCCAAAGAAATACTTGATTGGGAGCTGGAAGGGATACTTGAACTTGGTATAGAAGCAAAAACAGAACAGAAATTCGGGACTGATGTCACGCTAAAAACTCTTAAAGAACAAGGGTTCGAAGCCGTTTTCCTTGGCATTGGAGCATGGATGAATCTAAACCTGCGCATCGACGGCGAAGATGCGGAAGGAGTCGAGACCGGGACGGAATTCCTCACCAAGGTTGGTTTGGGAATAGAAACCGGGATAGGCAAGAAGGTCGTGGTTGTCGGTGGAGGCAATACAGCCATTGACGCAGCACGTTCCAGCGTCAGGCTCGGTGCCCATGTCACCCTCATGTATCGTCGTACTCGCGATGAAATGCCCGCTAATGCGGAAGAAATCATTGGAGCGGAAGAAGAAACGGTCAACTACCTTCTTCTTGCTTCTCCCAATAAAATAATCAAAGACGAAAATGGCCGTGTGACCCACCTTGAATACATCAAGATGGAACTTGGTGAACCAGACGCTTCAGGAAGACGGAGTCCCATCCCAATCGACGGGTCGGAAACACTCCTCGAATGCGACACTATCTACACGGCAATAGGACAAAAACCAGAACTGTCATGCCTCTACGATGAGTCTGGAGTCTGCGAACTGGAAGAAACCCGATGGCGTACCATTGGCGCTGACCCAGATACCATGCAAACGGCCCTCCCTCATGTCTTCGCTGGTGGCGATATGCGAATCGGCCCATCCCTCGTCATCACAGCCATGGGAGAAGGCAGAAAAGCAGCACGGTCCATTCACCAATACTTGACTGAAGGAACACCACATTACTCAAGTAGACTACAACGCGATCTTATCCCGTACACCATGTTTACCCATGTCCCGGATGTAAGCACACGCAAACGCCCGGATATGCCCCACCTCCTTGAATGCGACGAACGGACCTGTACCTTCAAGGAAATCGAAGGCACCTTGACTGAAGCGGAAACCAAACATGAAACGTGTCGTTGCCTCCGATGCGGACTGACATGCTACAATCGTGACCGAGATGAAGGTCAAGAGTGCGAATTGCATGAATGCGTCGAAGTGCCCTAA
- a CDS encoding electron transport complex protein RnfA: MDYFVLIIAAIFVNNIVLAQYLGNCPFIGTSKESGVALGMGLAVIFVATLAAAITWCVQKYLLGPYDLGYLQTITFILVIAALVQFVEMFLKKVIPPLYKSLGIFLPLITTNCAVLGISIICQREGFTLIETILFSIASGIGFLLALVVLAGIRERLDLARVPVSLKGTPLALIMAGLMSLTFFAFKGMAS; this comes from the coding sequence ATGGATTATTTCGTACTCATCATAGCAGCTATATTTGTCAATAATATAGTTCTGGCTCAGTATCTCGGCAATTGTCCTTTCATTGGAACTTCCAAGGAATCCGGAGTCGCTTTGGGGATGGGGTTGGCCGTCATCTTCGTAGCCACCCTGGCTGCCGCCATAACATGGTGTGTCCAGAAATACCTCCTTGGCCCCTACGACCTCGGCTATCTCCAGACAATAACGTTCATCCTGGTTATCGCCGCACTCGTCCAATTTGTTGAGATGTTTTTGAAGAAAGTCATCCCTCCATTGTACAAATCTCTTGGGATCTTTCTTCCGCTCATCACAACGAACTGCGCAGTTCTCGGTATTTCAATCATCTGCCAACGAGAAGGATTTACATTAATTGAAACAATCCTCTTCTCCATAGCTTCCGGTATCGGTTTTCTGCTTGCTCTTGTAGTCCTCGCCGGAATCCGAGAACGACTCGACCTGGCGCGAGTTCCGGTGAGCTTGAAAGGAACCCCGTTAGCCCTGATCATGGCTGGCCTCATGTCTCTCACTTTCTTCGCCTTCAAGGGTATGGCATCCTAG